The following is a genomic window from Manihot esculenta cultivar AM560-2 chromosome 9, M.esculenta_v8, whole genome shotgun sequence.
AAATCATACGAAACTATCTATAGGAGTGACTATTTGCCAAATTAACAAACTGAATTGATGAACTTGTTAATTTAGATTGGTCGGGttcttcaaaaaaatatattttatgttatatatttttatccaaGATTAGAATCCCAAGAAAAGCCcaaactaaattataattctTTCAGTTAGGCAGTGTTATTAAAGGTGCTGAAAGGCACAGAGCAAGGATGAGGCTTGCCTGGGTTGCAAGAGGCGAGTGCCTGACTTTATATATAACACCTATGTTAAATAACAGCTATATACATATAAGTACATAAAtattaccttttgaattgaaagCAAGGTATTTCCTTGAACTCTTAATCTTCTCGTCTGCAAGCCAGCAGCTGAGAAGTAATTTATACAACCTAAAAGGTACCCATCTCttcctttttctctctttcttcatcttcttcttctttcctctcTCTCCTATGTTCTCTTCTTGTTTTCTTCACTTTTCTTCCCTAGATTGGCATAGCTAGAAGATTCACCCATCTCtttttaacatatatatatatttttatcttttctcctcttcttcttctttcttctctcaCTCATGCCAGCAACatcttttatatttctttttaattttttttgttagatttgattttgtttatttttgttgATTGCCTTTTTGTTATATGAGCATTGTTTAgttgcttttctttttcaatatgCTTCTTAACTTATTAAACCAGTTAAAAgtaagatatttttatattcaaaGTGAGTGTGTATATAAATTTAGGGTATGACACCTCATTTCAAAAAGGACACCTTGCCTCTCATCTACGGCCATAGAATACCCTATAGTCTTAGTGTCGCCTCCCACCTTAACAATACTGCAGTTAGGTTAGTTCAATTTGGATACTCAAGCAAATTCAATTATTTCAGTTCTAGAAACTTTACTACTAAACCAACCTAATAACTACTCAGAGTAGGAAAGAGAGGGGGGGGGGGGCAAAAGTTGGAAAATAACTTGCCTCTAGGTTAAACCTTCGACGAATAGCTGTGCGGCTAGGATATGAGAACCATGGTGCAAGGAAATTCCAACCAAACAATGAATTACCAATCACGTATAGACCAGTGTAAGGCAAGCAGTGATTGGCGAAGGTTCCAGGACTAGATCCAAGTCTCTCAGCGTTGCTTCCATAGAGCACACAAGGGGCAACACTTCCAAGAAGACCTAGCAAAATAACAAATCAAAAATGAAAAGAATCGAGGATGAGCCTTCAATAGCACAATTCCGAGTAATAGTCAATCCAATGCAATATGATGACCTAGAAGCATTGCATGTTATTAATACCGAACACATCTATCTGTCAATCCTCCTCTTCCTCTGATAGATTCAGCATGAAACGATCATATCCACCCCAAACACTATGAAATCAATTCATTCAATTGCAAAGGGTCATATAATGTTTAACATATTCGATTTTCAAAAACTACTTACTTGTCTTCCATTTTATCCCATCAGAACCAAAAAGGCGCATAGACTCGAGAAATTGCTaatctcttaaaaaaaaaaagcttgcaGCTAGGTATTAATACCTATACACAGCATAAGCACATACTTTTAATCACCAACAAGCTCTAGATCAAGCAAACGTGTGATCGCGGCCATTTCAAACAATTCTTATTATCAATCTCTTCCCAAAATTGCGGATAAGGTAATCCTTGTCCAATTACGAGCGAtccattataaataaatttaattgaatgatAAAGTTGTTGAATTGATAAACCACTGTAAAAATGCACAATTTGGTAAGGGCACATTTCTTATTATCATTCTCTTGCCTACCCATAGCAAACCAGGTAATCCTAATCCAATCAACAGAGATGCATTGATTTCTTATAACTTAACCAATCAATTTCATGAAAGCTGGAAATgaccttaatttaaaaaaaaaaaaagatctagCTCAAATAATTCAATACTCTCAAAATTCATTATATTAAGGGAAACCGAATTAAACAAAGAAGACGACTTACAAACTTCAAGATCGCTGCTACAGAATTCATCATTGCGACCGAGACAAGCGAAGAGACTGGAGTCCCACTGAGCCCGACCCATGGGCTCACCTACAACGCTACCGTGATTCAATGGCAATCCGTTAGCAGTCCACTCATATTCAGGGCGGCCCAATTCCAGCGCTGCGGATTTCTCCTTTTCCATAGGAGGAGATGCGGCAACTTTGGTGCCGGAAATCGTTGTGGGTTTCTTGTTATGTTCTTCGATGCTCTTGTCCAAGAGAGGACTCGACTCCTTGTGATCGCAGCTGTCGCTGAGGCTGTTGGTGGTGGTgttggccattttgagaagaaaGAACGAGGATGATGGAATATGAGAtctataaaaaagaaatgaataaataatatttagagaATAGAAGAGGTCAAAGCTCAAGAGCCGACAGATTGTGATCCGGGTTTAAGACCGATCACCGGGTCGATTCGGTCGGTTTATTTCAGATTGTGGAGTGCGACCTACTCTAGTTcgggttaaaaataaaaatctctatccttttttttttttttacaatagaTAGAAATTTACTGAAGAAAGCTAAAATCCAAAATAATTAGTCTACAAAAAAGCTTGGAAAGATTACTACaagcccaaaaaaaaaaaaaaatcaaagtttAACTAACACGTTTAAAACAAGaactaaaaatttaagaaattctaaTTCACAATCAATTTTAATAGACAAAAAAAATCTATGAGAGCTCTAAGCTCTGTATTGTGCAACAATAGGAGAGAACGACGCCTAAAGCATTGAGAGTAGGGATCCTTGGTTTATTGAGTTTAACAGCCAACACTAAACTAGCCTCTTAAAAGTCATGACTTTAGGAATCATaggaaaaacaataaaaacaagTTATAATTTTGAGTGTTAAAAGTCATGAATCcgctaaaaaaaaaagataaaagagaTCTCCCTAAATGGTATCCAAGAAAAAAATCCAATAAATATACGAGATAATCAAAGAACTAAAGAGAATAACAATTAAACCAAACATCATTATTGTAGATATGAATGGAGAGATCTAAATAGAATTTTGACTTTAACTAGAGTCTTAAAGGTTAGCCGTTGAAACATATAACGACAGTTTAGCGATTTTAATGTGTTTTGGATTCAATCATTAAAAACCTAAACGATAGTAAAAGGATTAGAGAATCTATTTCTAACAAAGagaatcaagcaattaaataacAGGAAGAATTACATGAAGCCATGAGAAAAACAACGATGTATACAACCCCATCCCGGCTATAGGAAGGATAATCAACGGCCGGGATAGAAGGAAAGGAGTATGAAGAGGCCAATACTGTAATAAATGAAAGGGTTTtggtgaataaaaaaataagagaaggaATGGTGAGAAAGTATTAACattatttgattaaactaaCTATTACTTGAGCTATTAAAAGGTCCACACATagcattcggggacaaatgtatTAATGAAtcttaaaaaatctaaatttaactTTCGATCCcttaactttttataaaaaaataaaaaaataaaaaatctgcaTATTCGCAAATACAAAGATTCCACAAGAGAAAATATGCAAACATTAGCTTCACATTCACTCAGATTACAGCTTGTTGACTAAAACAAAATAACAATAGAACCAATATAACTTGAACAAACTCTCGTCATACAACCATGATATGTAGAATAAAACAAACGAAAATTATTTATAGCCCAACTCAAAGATAAGCAGGAAAGCCCACACTCCTTATTGGGAGATGGAAGGCTATCCTCTATCTGAATTGGCCCAAGGATTGTCGAGGTATTTATAATAATTGAGGATTGAATCTTAACTtaagaaaagcaaaaaaaaatataggaaAATTAAATAGAGCCTTAATATCAAAATAGGACAACAATGTTAATTTAactatatttttcatgaaaatgattaatttattattattttaattataaaaacaaattatcttatttttaaaggaattaaaatataaattactataTTATAGGACTAAATTGTGGTTAATTCTGTAACGCACAAAGCTTAAGCATTAATTAAACAGTACTGTGGAAGGAATGGGTTTTTTGGGGATTCATTTGATAATGGACTTACGTTTGTAACTAGGTAGGACCAAATCCACTTCAATCTATTttccaaaaaatataaaattaaaattttaactattattgaaaatttaatcaCTATACCTCAATTTTTTTaactgataataattttaaaaaatatttttcaataaaataatttattgtcagtttaattttaatttctaaaaaatatatattaataaatttatatataaatgtcccaataagatttttaaagtgtaaaaaattatttttttaaaaaaatgttattttaaaaaaaaagctattttttaaaaatattttaattaaaaaaatatttttttattgattaatttttaaaaatatttcaaatactacaaatataaaaatatatatatatatattttccgtGACGGAGCTTCATTGATATTGTTTGTGGAAATCCAGTGGGGACAAAAATGCATCTCCAAAAGAAAATTATGTAATCGCTACTTTAATAATTCTCTTATCATgtttggagaaaaaaaaaatattatatagtaAGATGTTATGATGTAACACAATatacaataattaaatattttattttttaaaaattaatttccatataatatttaaatttgaaatttcacaAGTTCATctgttaattaaatattttatttatattaatgacCCAACTCCCTTTTGGTCCGCCAAATGGCCAAACCTTACGAGTTTAGTTTTACTCTTATTATGTTGGAATCATTGAATGCCAGTAGTTTGCCAAAAATCTGTGCCTGTTCTttctttatataaatattttgctAATTAAAGTGGAATATGTGAATAATTTATCactcaatataaaaaataacattttaatgaatatagagcatattttttacgtttctattttataaattgatatatcgagatatttaaaactaatatgtaagtatttattatgaataagtACACTTAATTGACTCACTCGAAAAATTCATATAGAAAATAACATATAATTATGAATTATTCAAGTGAtaattgtataaataattttttaacttcaaattaataaataattttatagactgatttttatattttgattcatcACATTGCTTGGTTTATGAGTACCAAATGAGAATAAATTGGATATATTAGAAACTATATGAAAGTATTTATGACTTTTATATAGTATTTAtgacttttatattttgatttatcATATCACTGGTTTATGAGTAACAAACGGAGATAAATTGGATATATTACAAATTATATGAAGATATTTATGTAATTGAGATAGAACTCATTactctaaattaaattaaagaatttgtAGGAAATGTAGAAAATTAACACTTAAAACTTCTCAAGTTTTCAATTCCTTAAAACTGTTTTAAAGATTTTCGATTATTATTCTGTGTAAATATCGTTAGAGATCGGACACTTGAATGATTTGTAATTAACAATCGGTTTCATATTTTGTGGTAAGAAAAATAaaacgttttttttttaaatattattatttttttgtttaagcttatttattgatataaaattttatttttttatttttttactgcgTTCAATATCCTATTCAaacctaaaaaaatattttaaacttaatAATTAAGTTATTATTAACCTCCACATatgggtgagcattcggtcggttcggtttaaaactgaaccgaatcgaaataaccgaaaatCAAAATGTAGAATTTTAtacaaaccgaatcgaaccgaataagaggaataatcgaattgaaccgaaccgatttggttcggttcgattcagtcgAACCCGATCGgttgaattgatttttaaaCTTCTTAGGAGCCTTCGTTTTAAACTTCTTCTGTCTCGCAAACCAAGCAGAACCCACCAATCAAAACCTCACCCTACAACTACAGATCCACCTTCAAGTACTTGATCGTCTCTCTTCCAATTGGGACTCCTCAAACCCAACAAATGGTTTTGGACACTGGTAGCTGCTCTTCTGGATTCAGTGCCATAACAAGACTCATAAGAAGCCTCCTCCTACGGCGGCATTTGATCCTTCTCTCTCCTCTTCCTTCTCCGTTCTACCATGCACTTACCCTCTTTGCAAGTCGAGAATTCTCGATTTTACCCTCCCTACTTCTTGCAACCAGAACCGTTTATGACTTTATGCCATTATTCTTACTTCTACGCTGAATCGCTGATGGTACCTTTGCCGAGGGCAGTCTCGTCAGAGAAAAATTCACATTTTCTAGTTCCCAAAGCACCCCTCCTCTCATCCTGGGTTTCGTTCGGTCCTGAGAGCAACGCGGAGAGCCGATGGACTGGAAAGCTACGGCCGATGCCGACGCCGACGATTGCGTGGAGAGAGAGACTAGAGAGCGACAGTGAGGTGAGGAGGAGTCCGCGTTGCTAAGTCGTGCATCCGCAACGTAGTCAAGAGCGAACCCGGATTAGCCACGATGGTTAATCAGTCGATGCCGGGAGCTGGAGGTTGGACGGCGGATGGTGGACCCGTTGGAAGTGGTGGAGCTCAGTGCTCGGAGAAGAGGCACAGGCATTGTGTGTGACGTGAGGGTGAGGCGGCGTGGAATGGAGATTAGCGTGAACTCTACTCAGTGGGACGGCTTCTAGATTTAGGGCAAATAAGAGTACATTTCAAAACGACGTAGTATAggtaattcggttcggttcggtttaatcgaaatttttgaatctaaaatcgaaccgaaccgaaatcaccgattttttaaaaaattaaacccaaaccgaaccgaattaaaaataaaactgaactaaaattttaaaattaatcggttcggtcggttatttcagtttaaaccgatttctgctcacccctacctCCACATGCTCCATATTTATTGtataaagttaataaaaaataaattgatggaATAAGAAAAATATTGGACCTTTAAAAAGTTATCCATAAGATCAAATATGTTTATGTTGATCAAATTTGTAACTAAAGAATAATTTGATCAGCAATTAAGCAGCTTAATTCATTAATCAAATTTACTTTACTAGTAtgataagatttttatttttgaagaaTTAAATgaaagatttatttatttacaattcAAACACGAGTGACGATTCTATGAATCCAAATCAgatatagatttaattaataaggtaaataaaaatcttattaatattatatatataaaatcacaAACAAATGCAACTATTAATATTTACACAGTTTCGTTTCTATATAGAACAATACCCACTACTTCAACTCTAATATTGAGAGAAAACTAATTAATCCAAAAATTTTCTCATCAGCCATGGATTTTCTTGGCCTGCAAAACACAAacaatcaaaacaacaaagcaaagaattttacatttttttaatttaataattgttaaatttatttttatgcaaTATCTCCCTCCAAAAGAGAGGTTTTATAGTGGTCTTACATTTTGTCGATTGCCATTGGAGTTGCGAGCTGCTGCTTGATCTCCATGGATGAAAGGTCTGCCATGAGAACGACCACCAGGAGGAGGCAACGCAGAAGAGTGAGTCTCAGGTCCTCTGTAATCAATCTCGAAAATATCTGGTTCTGCTACTTGACATCTTCCTACAACAAGGAAACTTAGCTAACTTAGTTACAATTCTCTTATTTACAACCATAGCTATAAATCATCATCAGGAAGCTGTTGATTCTAAGTGCAGAGACCTCTTGGCAAGACAAGGAGGAGGAGTAGAAGGAAGATGGAGGTGACACTGCGCTTGATCTCCATTGAGGGGGCTTCAGGTCTTACAAACTATAGCTAGCCAGCTACCTAtatatacatttatatatacATTAAATATATGAAGAAGATGAAGCAACAGCTACCAGctgaataagaagaagaagaagaaaaagaagaagaagcctAAAGTAAATGAAATGGTCACCAAGGAATGGAAGCAGTTGAGGTTCTTTCTGTGAGTTTATTAGCAAAATGAAATGGTCACAATCGACACAGCAACTAGTTGCTAGTTGACGATGTGGATGTGTTGGGTTGGAACATTTATGTATTCTAACCATaagtttaagaattaaaattcatatatactttttcaaaatatttttattaattagaattTTACTTAGAGTTCAAACACcatcattattaaattaaatattattgatgtatttaaaaacaataattaattaccaaaaTGTCATGAAGAGTTTAAGCAAGCAGGACCAATTTAATAAGATAAGCTGTctaatttttttgatatttttaatataaaataaaattcaagtaaGATTTTGCAAGTAGtaattctaataaaataaattttatatttttttaatatgaaattcaagtaagattttttttcaaggaataagaaaaaagaggttttatataaaaataaaaataaaaaagggaaAGGTAATACTACAAGTAAAAAATCATTCATATATATCTTTGAAGGTAATAGAGAGATTTGGTGATTTTATGGTATATGGAATTATCAATATttctaattataattattagtgAAATATAATCACAAGCtacctaaaataaaataatttttttggtgATGTGGGCTCCCAAGTCTCAACCAATCTTATCATGATATCATAATCATTTCatctcaatattttttttaaccaaTGAAATTAGTCataataattgatttaattagTGATAAATAGAGTAATAAGCTACCCAAATTTGACTGATTattaattaacatatttatttataaataaaaaatatatctttattttttaaaaaattaaacaaattaatgaaaaataattttacagtGAATATAAATTCTAGCATATCCTAGCATATGTGCATTTACAGATTTAATATGGTGGTAAgtgcatttgaataaatttgagaag
Proteins encoded in this region:
- the LOC110611400 gene encoding cell number regulator 8; protein product: MANTTTNSLSDSCDHKESSPLLDKSIEEHNKKPTTISGTKVAASPPMEKEKSAALELGRPEYEWTANGLPLNHGSVVGEPMGRAQWDSSLFACLGRNDEFCSSDLEVCLLGSVAPCVLYGSNAERLGSSPGTFANHCLPYTGLYVIGNSLFGWNFLAPWFSYPSRTAIRRRFNLEGSCEALNRSCGCCGSCVDDELQREQCESACDFATHVFCHLCALCQEGREIRRRVPHPGFNAQPVLVMIPPGEQAMARGA